In Sebastes umbrosus isolate fSebUmb1 chromosome 7, fSebUmb1.pri, whole genome shotgun sequence, the sequence GGGGGTCTCGACCCCCAGGTTTAGAACCACTGCCCTAATCAAACACAAAAATGTTCATGGACTAGCTGGATTTTGCACCGAGTTTACCCTTATACACATACAAGCCAAACCTAATACTAACTTTGGCCTTGACCTCTTAACCCATCCCTAACTAATCCTGATTAATCTATTTCAGAGGCACCattaagacagagagagagatgcagaaaGACAGCAAAAGGGAGAGCACAAGGAAAGAATAAAGATAAAGAAACAGCAAGGAAAAAATACAACAAGTGGAGTGAGGACACCATGAAGGGAACCATTGAAGAGTATAAGGGAGATAGTGGAGGCAGGGAACACACCCAAATTAAGGTTCTTGGCCAGGGCTTGGAATGTGCCAAAATCAACTCAATTCATTTTTTACCttaagcatttttgttttacctcaattcaatttattcaaTGAAATTTGGGAGAATTAAGGGAGGGAGTGGGAGACAGGGGGTTGTTGTGACCGTGAGGAAAGGCAGCTTTATACTGTATGAATTGTGGACAGATTTTTCAAGCCTTCAGTAATAAAGTTTAACAGAAATGATCATGGAGTCGTAATTCTTAATGATGAACAGGAAAAGTAAAATGTGCATGTGGAATTACATCAAAGTATGAATTAAGTTGTGCAATAAATATGCTCACACTAGCCTAAATCACTGATAAGACGGGCTGTCCCAGTCACCCAAATGTTGCCAAAAAATGGTGTTGGGTCAGTTTACACAAAAGGGTATGTCATGCCTCCTTGGAATATGATCTAACCTGCCTTCCTCCTCAAATGGATAGGTAACATCTTCAGTATTACAGAAATGTATCATGTGTTGggcctttattttttatttatggcaAGAAAGCTTACACAAGACGGAATTCAAAACCTCCCAATCAGCCTTAATTCACCCTTCTGAACAGGCAGTGAAAGATGTTTCACCAAACTCTTGATCTTTTTGTGTTTACTGGGTTATTTTTACATCTTCAGAACAGTCagaggatgatggtgatgatgacgatgaGGGTGATGACACTTaaatgtatgaaacccatgtAAAGACATCCATGTTTAATATAAATGTCACACTAATTATTCATATGTCACTAACTGTCCTATATGTGCATTCGTGTCTGTTTCTTATGTAACTTGTGCATTATTTGATACATGAATATTCAGAATACTTTTTGTAGATCAGTTTCTTGTACATTATAGAGGCACTTTCCCAAAGACCAACTGTCTGCAGCTGCTTTCCTTTTGTTAACTCACATTTACAGGCTTGCAGAACTGTTAATTCAAGTTATGTTTAAGTGTAATGTGTCCTTGTGGAGTGTGAATACAGAATTACATGAGGGCTGAAATTGGACCCTTCGATACAATGCTGGCTGTGGATGAAATTGAGTTGATGAAACATaataacaggagagacttcagagagcaattccaaagcacactggagcacacagaTTTAAGGCAGTAAACTTTATTAAACACTAACGTTTCGACGCCAACTGCGTCTTTATCAGAGTCAAACAGATCTGAGACTCACATCCACTGAAATAGCCTCCCCTACTTGGGAACTGATTCAGCATAGGCTGGAAATAATGGGGAGGGAACAATAGGCTGCATGTAGGCAGGTAAacaatcatatatcatataataataaaaagagagaagtaaaagtaaatatataaatagcagTTTCAGTGACTACATCCATGTACACATatcaaaaataattgtaataatagtgataaataACGACAAAGATAAATATATCCCCCATCCAAATATCAAAAAAGGTCTTAAATATCTTAAATGTGAGTGAGCTACAATCAGATTTTCAATAGATATTTATCTTTTGGGATTTTGGAGAGATTTTAGTGCCAGGCCTGCAGTGTTTTTACTTTGATATAGACTAATGTTGGCCTGTTTATGTGGGTTTTTCAGCATTTCATGAGTTGTGAAATGAATAGTGGACTGTTGGACCTTGGAGATATCACCAATGGACTTGCAGCAGCTGAGCATCTGACCAGCAACCAGATCGACTCCACATCTCATCCTCATCACAGATAAGCACTGAGATTTCACCACACGCCATTTAGAAATGCAAATAAGCACTATAGACGGATATAATGATGAAGGCGTTGCCTAAAGGCccgtattattttatttcataatgttcTAAAGTGGTGCATGCATTTTTAACAAACACATTTGCAATGGATTAAATTGCCACACTGGGAACCTCCACTTTTCAGGTCACCTGAGGGCCTTGGGTCCCGGTAGTCTGTTCTGGTTCTGTAATCTAGCCTTTGTTtaagtgcttgtgcacatatcACTCTGTATAGCGTGCCAAGGGATTTGCTTGAATAAAGTTCAGCTGAagctaatattaatattaagaaTATTAGTATAGGCTGATTATTAAAATCAAGCACAACATAGGTATTTTCCAAAGTTACAATCTTTCAAGTATGACActccatctttgtttttcaACTTCACACACAGAACTCCTTGAGCTTCTCTgaggctagttagctagctagctatcttTAGCTGACAAGCTAGTGAGTAAAATTAATTTGGATTACCAATCAAAATGTGCCACGGATATTTTTGCACGACTGATGTGTTAAAGTCAAGTTTGTAAAAGGTCCTCAGTCTTTCATTTGCCTTAAATTTCAATTCACAACATAGAGTGTGAACTCTTGTTCATGCATGTTACTTTCTTGAAAAAGCCTTGTGAAAAGCCTGAAAAGTAATAATTAGCTGATTAGCATCAGGTGTGGAGCACGGCTTACCATACCCaaagacccccccccccacatctGTGTACAGTAAAGCCACACCTTGTACTAATCAGTCCATTACTGGTGGATGTTTGTCTAGTCTATATTTTTAACGCTTTTGACAATGGCAAAATGCAATGTGCTTAGTATTTTTGCTCATAAACTTGTATAATTGATTCTGAGAGAAAGATTACTTACTATCGGAATAATGCacactttaaagcagcagtaggcgagattggagcaaatatgattcaaaaaagttatttttataaaacggtcgctatatcgtgacagtagtacatgaaacaggtaacctgaataaaatcatgtgcctctgtgtcctccggtgctcctaaccgcatctgcaagattttactgACCGGGGGAAAACAAGTAGTAAGAGCTGAtttgaggtctgctgtccatctgctgtctatgagagccggctgtaaATCAcccgcgaactccgatcaaacggtcaaactaggcagcgctgatcaaatacgaatcaatattatgttacgttaatgcctatttctcgcctcaaatgttttcagaatcatcttgtagtgcacggtttagctgtaaaatgtgaaagtttgtgacgccgccgccattgtgaaatctggtgaaggaacgccgaGTTCCGGTCACGTGACCggagcacaaccaataggaacgctctctcaatgaaatgacctgtgattgatctaagtagattttttaaagcctgaaaacagagccatgaggaggtgcagaagtctagttgtctctcaggacacttgaattacaacatgctgaaaggttattatagaatttttgtccaatgatgccaaaaatattctgcctactgccgctttaaatagcaggaaaatactgtgccagactttagaccagatttttgttggtcaatggtGCAAtcactttctgctgcctcaaaaTAGCAATGCGCTAACAATGCACCTGcccacacctcattttaagaccaacgcGCCCATGGGCGCAAGAGcatttgctacttacacaacgtgTAAATAACACGTGAAATGACAACTGcgtcggtctgaaactagcaatgacagttACGATGTGCTGTGCGCCGCTTTGCGCCGAGTGTGATATAGGGCCCTTTAATGCTAGTGGCTTGTGTAGTGCCCAGTAAATataagtgaatgaaaattgcACCCTTTTGTGTGTGAGTAAAAGACTTAAGTTGTGGTATCTGAAGTTATCATAATGaagaaaatgtacagtattattTCTTCCTGTTAGTTCATCATGTCCATTGTATGTCATACAGTGCAGTATTTGTAAAGCAATTACATCTGATATTACTAGTGAGTACCATTTAGATATCATTATCATCTGAACTGCACGCTttataataatgaaacataCAAGTACACCAAAAATAGAATTTACACAATCATGCCAACCTTTACgtaataaaaatgatcacatTTAAATAGTCTCATTTATCCCTTTAGAGTGGATGACTGAGGTATCAGTCTGTTATTAGAATGAAAGTTTTTATCTCTATCCCAACCCTAGTTGTTTTCAGCTTCTTTATCAAAGTCTGCTTGATATCTTGAGTCTTGAAACAATATATGATCGGATTAACAGCAGCAGGAAAAAGACTGTACAACAATACCAGTAAAATACGAACATCCAAACTGATAGAAAATCCAACAGTATTAGCTACATAAACAAAACACCTGGGAAGATAAAAAAGACACGTGATAAATATTTGTGGCGTACAAGTTGAAAAGGTTCTCCTGCGGCCTGCAGCattggacattttcaaaataaccaCGATGATGGAGATgtaagaaaacaagataaaagcaAGAGGGAGCAAGAGACAAAACATGGCCATACAGAGAGTAGTGACCTGTACAATTTTAACATCCTCACCGCATGCTTGACTTGTAATAGAAATGTGGTCACAGAAGCACTGAGCAATGACATTCGATTTACAGAAAGGTAAAGTGAGGGCATGGAGTACAATGGTCACCATCAAAGGCAGAGGTATGAACCAAGCGAACCCACAGAGCACAGAGATGATGTTGTTAGTGATTAGGACAGGATACCGCAGTGGAATACATATTGCAATAAATCGATCAAGAGCCATCACTAACAGCATGAAAGAGGTTACTGATCCTAAATAATGAACAAAGAACATCTGTGTAAAGCAcccataaaatgaaataaagctaTCACCAAACCAATACTTCGATATAATCTTTGTGAGAGTCAAAGTTCCAAATGTTAAATCATTCAGTGCCAGGTGACAAAAGACCAGATATGTTGGTTTTTGAAGTGACTTCTCATAAATAACAAATgctaaaatgaaaacatttcctaTTGCAATAGTTAGGTAGACGAAAAAGAGCAGAGCTGACACAGGTCCGAAATACTTTGGTGAAAGTCCAGGGAATCCAAGGATGAAGAAGCTTCTCATCCTTGTAACATTAGTGTAGTAGATCATTATCACCTATTTCACAATCAGCAGATAAAGATAAATCAGCAAGACAAAGGAAGTTATTAGTCTCATAATTGACCAAATGAATCAgcttaatcattttttttttacatttgatttaagttgtcatgaaaaatacaaaacatttgcAAGTTAAAGCTTCTCTAATGTGAAGATTTGACCGCTTTTCTCTATATGATTATAAATTGAAGCACTTTCGACACAGTGCTTTGGGTTCAGGTAACTTGTGATTGCCATTtgccattattttttaaatttaatagaGTTTATGTCATTACATTAATgattaaaacaattataaaaacatgaattgaAGGCTTAAAGTTCATTACATATTACATTATCCCCCCCTTCTCTCTACCTGACTAGAATCTATCACAACAAAATTGCCCAATGATAAAAACTTTTGTCATGAATTGTAACTCTATTCTTCAACGTTTTGACAAAAGtatgtacattttgttttttaacattccAGTCAATACGTTATCAGACAACTATATAAGTTAAAAAGTGAACAAAGACAATTAATCAATATAAAGTAGGTTTTGTGGTTTCCATTCAGAGTCCAAGTAAGAGTCTTACCTTTCAGATGCAGGCCAACAACTAAACGCTGAGTGCAATGCCTGGGTGACAACTAATATTTGCTCCCCGTCATGCCTGACCATACATATCCTCAAAGGGTCATATTCTCAAATGAATctctaaatgaaatgaaatctcTGAAGTGCCCAAACGGCATAATGGTATCTTCTTCCTTTTGATTATCATAATATTGAGTTTGCCATAAGATGTATATTTTACATCTAATCTTAAAATGATCATTACTTAAATGAGATTGCGTGGATATTACGAATGTGGTGattaacaaaaacagttttgatCAATATGTTATGTACTGTCACACTTTAATCCATTTTCTATCCAGTTAAAAAAAGCGCCTGAGATGTGAAGATTTCAGCTCAGTAACCACTGTATGAACTGCACTGTTCAGCAGAATTAAAGCAATGAAAAGGATGGGAATTGTTCACCTCGAGTATTGACTTGAGAGCTTGGCATTGAAAAACTATTAGTTAATACCAACTAATACTAGGGGTGggacatttcttcttttttttttacgatttttaaataatgttctaaaatgccagaatcaatatatttgcttcatttaagtctatgcagaggtagaaggaagttaccacttttattgttgtagtctgagtaacgggacgtcatatccgttccgtatccgtcaaaaaacaaaacaaaccgcagcgagccaaaaagataaaaaacagaaaacggCAGAGAGTCTgcgtggatatgacctgcatcctcatattttaaatccaaagtcgtaaacactacacatacagtgaagtatggaaacactttggggtttcacacattgccaggaaaagcagagctagacatcacagctaaagctgcatgctgtCACTggcaggaaacgttatcgtattgtggtAACGGTAAGCGgtaagccggccgtcactctcatctccgtggtcaaatcggtcGACGTTACAACTGTAgggcacccatatactgacatttatgttaaatgtctTCCAACGGCcccaatggagctgaccatggatgtataaagagaacggagctgacggggagatctagagacggacttggcgaagttagcgaaagaatacacgtgtgactacgtccggttttcaaaataaggtgttaacaaagggaactgtatatacaaaatacatatatggaaatatgattgattggattatattcaccagaaatataaaacattacatgtcccttataaagtaaaaagaaaataccactaatttatgagggaaatgtctttatttttttatttttgggttgctggaaatttttttataaataatgcctgacaatgacggatatatttgacttcagtaCTCTCTCACTACatacaacatttttactgtatcagtTTAGATATTGGCAATGTTGGGGTTTTTCTAAGCTAAGTTATTGCATTGTTTAAATAAACTTGATGTGCATCCATAAGCTATCACTGTACATAAAGCTGTGATGTTCAGGTGTTCAGTTCAGTGAGTTGTAGGTTCAAACTGATACGTTCGGTTCAGTAGAAAACTAGGCCAATACAAGCGTTGTTTACAAAGTTAATAACATCAACATGATGTTATCACATCAGTTTTCTTCTATGGCTTTTGCAGTCTTTCAGTAAGCATTTATCCCAAGGAGGgtggaaagaggagatgtcacacgtcatcaatgcgtcatatctttggaTTACAATACATGCgaagtaaaatctggtctgcacgcGCCAAATTTGAGCCAATCGACCGCACGactgcagctccagttacactgcgcatgtgttataccttataccccaagacccgtaTGCGCCCGTGTCCCATCCttcttcaataggccttgcatTTAACCAGGAAGTATCCACGGCCGAGGTTAGTGCTCTCAGTCATCAGTGAGTGGAGCTCCAATGCTAAAAGTTACTGATTCAATGTGACAATGGTGATTCAGCATTATCAGTTCAGTTTGATTCAGCATTATCAGTTCAGTTTGAAGATTCAGTGTTAAAGATTTGTTTGCACATTTTCTGAACACTTTTAGATATTGGCTCTTGGAAATAGGACAGTGCCGTTGGCATATGCCGATCTGCGAccacatgcagacacatgtgAGTGATTTGACACACATTATTaagctgcctgtgtgtgttgctctTAAGCCTCCAGACGTGTGAAGTCAACAGATCCTTAGCAGTAATAGTGGAACAGTCTATTCAGAATATTCAGCCTCATTCATAAATTATATACATTGTTTTACTGTATTacactgcttttattgtttcatCTATCTGTAAGCAATTTGAAACCCGCTTTGGCATATTTGGAAGAATCACTTTATATTGTGTAATCTCAATTTGGAGAAGGTAATTACAAGTCGCGCAAAGATTAAATACGTGAAAAAGGTAAGCCTTGTGCTTTATTACTGTAGAATGTATAAACTAAGAATAGAGAGGCTGTGTGTATTATGGAATATCTCTGATTTATTTGCATGCCTACACCAACACTTACACACAATACCATGTCTCTTTGTCTGCTTCTCCCCCTCtcacatttacatacacacaaatacccaaacacatgaagacaaaatgttcATCTGATCAGTGTCACCAGTACTGTCAGTCCACATCAAAGAGATCATGTGGCattttaaaattataaaacagaaAGCTGGAGTGTTGGACTTTAACATATAAATGAACGTCCGTTACATTCCAAACCTTGCCAAACAAGTTCACAGAATGCAGATTAAGCCTATCGTCGCCAAGGAAAGCTAAAGTATTTTACATTATACCGGAGTTGTTGTGTCTGGTTTCTGTAGTGACTTTCCCGTGATGGTGCATGTATGCCTGCAGGTGAGCTCGCTGCATCTCCCCCTGCCCCCAGGAGCGCTCTTTTCAAGTCTtcctgtgcattttttttttaactttaatccTTCCTCTGAACACTGTGTTCTTTTTTATCGGGAGCATCTACCCCAGAAACCTTTCAGCAGGTGtgcccccctccctccacaccccgctctctctctgtccctctctctgcaggcagaaggaaagaggctgggtgacgcgtcatgaacgcgtcatcagttacactgcatgtctcaaagcctgtggtgttaatgcacaggctaagcggagttataaaaaaaaagcccgaagccggatcattatctggatcgccaccaaaatctaatagattgttcattgtgccataccccacccctccaaaaaatgacattaaaatccattgcggacttttggagtaatcctgcaaacggacaaaccaacaaacaaaccagcgGTTGTCGGTCCTCACCAACACATGCCTCCCCTGTATCAGGGGCCTGATGTGTTGAAGGACCAAGAACACTGCCTGTATCTCGAGGAAGTTGGGGTGTCAGTCCTGCATCTCTGCCTTACCAatgctctctcttcctcactgtTGCTCTGAGCTGGAAGATTAAATAATGCAAATTACATTAGTTTATATGCCATTATTGTCTTCAGGGAAGGGATGAACCAACGGTTGggatatatttttaaacattagatgactgatgaataataata encodes:
- the LOC119491508 gene encoding olfactory receptor 2AT4-like — protein: MGHGRIRVLGYKVIMIYYTNVTRMRSFFILGFPGLSPKYFGPVSALLFFVYLTIAIGNVFILAFVIYEKSLQKPTYLVFCHLALNDLTFGTLTLTKIISKYWFGDSFISFYGCFTQMFFVHYLGSVTSFMLLVMALDRFIAICIPLRYPVLITNNIISVLCGFAWFIPLPLMVTIVLHALTLPFCKSNVIAQCFCDHISITSQACGEDVKIVQVTTLCMAMFCLLLPLAFILFSYISIIVVILKMSNAAGRRRTFSTCTPQIFITCLFYLPRCFVYVANTVGFSISLDVRILLVLLYSLFPAAVNPIIYCFKTQDIKQTLIKKLKTTRVGIEIKTFILITD